A window of the Lolium perenne isolate Kyuss_39 chromosome 7, Kyuss_2.0, whole genome shotgun sequence genome harbors these coding sequences:
- the LOC127313045 gene encoding subtilisin-like protease SBT5.3 — METGTAAAAESTRRILLTLAASFFLCSLLQGAPRALASGTQQSSSSGYIVYLGGRSHGLGVSTEAVTESHYDILGSVLGDREMARNAIFYSYTKNINGFAANLDPGVAAAIAERPDVVSVFPNRGLTMQTTRSWEFLGLERAGEVPKWSAWEVARYGEDVIIGNLDSGVWPESLSFNDGEMGAIPDTWKGICQNEHDPQFQCNSKLIGARYFNKGYASAAGAPLGDRQNTPRDDDGHGSHTLATAGGSSVRGANAFGYGNGTARGGSPLARVAAYRVCFTPEVNDTQCFDADILAAFEAAIADGVHIITASLGGDPRDFLEDAVAIGSLHAVKAGITVVCSAGNNGPDFGTVNNLAPWVVTVAASTTDRGFTAYLVFNKTRVGGQSLSETSLRGKMFYPMIVATDAVAPNSTVDDARLCKLETLDAAKVRGKIVVCVKGANRRIEKGEVVRRAGGVGMVLVNDEDSGSTVTADAHILPALHISYTDGLALLAYIKSTPTPSGFITKARTVVGMTPAPIMADFSSQGPNILNRQILKPDVTAPGVSIIAAWSGQAAPSDRPWDPRRVAFNAISGTSMSTPHVAGIAGLVRTVHPDWSPAAIKSAIMTTATDLDMEKRPILDPFLEKATPFAYGSGHVFPARALDPGLVYDASTADYLGFLCTLGYNATAMELFNGVPYQCPASPVAVQDLNYPTFTIPALAEPRTVRRRVTNVGPAQQTTYTAAVVEPVGVQVTVTPPTLAFGAVGEEKEFHVTFAEKVPVVPRPEGAGGYAFGALVWSDGTGNHQVRSPLLVQRPRIV, encoded by the exons ATGGAGaccggcacggcggcggcggctgagtCCACGCGCCGGATCCTCCTCACACTAGCAGCTTCCTTCTTCCTCTGCTCGCTGCTGCAGGGCGCTCCGCGCGCGCTCGCCTCCGGGACGCAGCAGTCGTCGTCGTCGGGGTACATCGTGTACCTCGGCGGCCGCTCCCATGGCCTCGGCGTGTCGACAGAGGCGGTCACCGAGTCGCACTACGACATCCTTGGCTCCGTCTTAGGAGA CCGTGAGATGGCGCGCAACGCCATCTTCTACTCCTACACCAAGAACATCAACGGCTTCGCCGCCAACCTCGATCCCGGCGTCGCCGCAGCCATCGCCG AGCGCCCCGACGTGGTCTCGGTGTTCCCTAACAGAGGCCTCACGATGCAGACGACGAGGTCCTGGGAGTTCCTTGGTCTCGAGAGAGCCGGCGAGGTCCCGAAGTGGTCGGCGTGGGAGGTGGCCAGGTACGGCGAGGACGTCATCATCGGAAACCTCGACTCGGGCGTGTGGCCGGAGTCGCTCAGCTTCAACGACGGCGAGATGGGAGCGATTCCGGACACCTGGAAGGGGATCTGCCAGAACGAGCACGACCCCCAGTTCCAATGCAACAG CAAGCTCATCGGGGCGCGCTACTTCAACAAGGGGTACGCGTCGGCGGCCGGCGCGCCCCTCGGCGACAGGCAGAACACGCCGCGAGACGACGACGGCCACGGGTCGCACACGCTGGCCACGGCGGGCGGCTCCTCCGTGCGCGGCGCCAACGCCTTCGGCTACGGCAACGGCACGGCCAGGGGCGGCTCCCCGCTCGCGCGCGTGGCGGCGTACCGCGTCTGCTTCACCCCGGAAGTGAACGACACCCAGTGCTTCGACGCCGACATCCTGGCCGCCTTCGAGGCCGCCATCGCCGACGGCGTGCACATCATCACGGCGTCCCTGGGCGGCGACcccagggatttcctcgaggatgCCGTGGCCATCGGGTCGCTCCACGCCGTCAAGGCCGGCATCACCGTGGTGTGCTCCGCCGGCAACAACGGGCCGGACTTCGGCACCGTCAACAACCTCGCGCCGTGGGTCGTCACCGTCGCCGCAAGCACCACCGACAGGGGCTTCACGGCCTACCTCGTCTTCAACAAAACTAGGGTCGGAGGGCAGAGCCTGTCGGAGACGTCGCTGCGAGGGAAGATGTTCTACCCCATGATCGTCGCCACCGACGCCGTCGCTCCCAACAGCACGGTCGATGACGC TCGGCTGTGCAAGCTGGAAACCCTGGACGCGGCCAAGGTGAGGGGGAAAATCGTCGTGTGTGTCAAAGGAGCCAACCGCAGGATAGAGAAGGGCGAGGTCGTCCGGCGAGCCGGCGGCGTCGGGATGGTCCTCGTTAACGACGAGGACAGCGGGAGCACCGTCACCGCCGACGCGCACATCCTCCCGGCCCTGCACATCAGCTACACCGACGGGCTCGCGCTCTTGGCCTACATCAAATCCACCCC GACGCCGTCTGGCTTCATCACCAAGGCGAGGACGGTGGTCGGCATGACGCCGGCGCCTATCATGGCCGATTTCTCGTCTCAGGGGCCCAACATCCTCAACCGGCAGATCCTGAAG CCAGACGTGACGGCGCCGGGGGTGAGCATCATCGCCGCGTGGAGCGGCCAGGCGGCGCCGTCAGACCGCCCCTGGGACCCGCGCCGCGTCGCCTTCAACGCCATATCCGGCACGTCCATGTCGACGCCGCACGTGGCCGGCATCGCCGGCCTCGTCAGGACCGTCCACCCCGACTGGAGCCCCGCCGCCATCAAGTCGGCCATCATGACCACCGCGACCGACCTGGACATGGAGAAGCGGCCGATCCTGGACCCGTTCCTGGAGAAGGCCACGCCCTTCGCCTACGGCTCCGGCCACGTCTTCCCGGCCCGCGCGCTCGACCCGGGCCTCGTCTACGACGCCTCCACCGCCGACTACCTCGGCTTCCTTTGCACGCTCGGGTACAACGCCACAGCCATGGAACTCTTCAACGGGGTGCCCTACCAGTGCCCGGCGTCCCCCGTCGCCGTGCAGGACCTCAACTACCCGACCTTCACCATCCCGGCCCTCGCCGAGCCGAGGACGGTGCGCCGCAGGGTCACGAACGTCGGCCCGGCGCAGCAAACCACATACACGGCCGCCGTCGTGGAGCCCGTGGGGGTGCAGGTGACGGTGACGCCGCCGACGCTGGCGTTCGGGGCAGTGGGCGAGGAGAAGGAGTTCCACGTGACCTTCGCGGAGAAGGTCCCCGTCGTGCCCAGGCCGGAGGGCGCCGGCGGGTACGCGTTCGGTGCTCTTGTTTGGTCCGACGGGACCGGCAACCACCAGGTGCGGAGTCCTCTGCTCGTCCAAAGGCCCAGGATCGTATGA
- the LOC127313046 gene encoding ureide permease 1 isoform X1: MFIIEDKGDAIAIMCASLLFLGTWPAVLTLLERRGRLPQHTYLDYSITNLFAAVFIALTFGQLGEAKHNMPNFFTQLSQDNWPSVLFAMAGGVVLSIGNLSTQYALAYVGLSLTEVISSSMVVVIGTTVNYFLDKRINRAGILFTGVACFLAAVILGSSVHASNALDNEQKLSGSTNNYKLGKTGGTETRKQVKGKVPISDAPRDLEDGASADYATKAEAGTADYLIELEERRSIKVFGSSTYIGLGIVFFSGICFSLFSPAFNLATNDQWHTLKDGVPHLVVYTAFFYFSISCFIIGIGLNILFLYRPMAGVPKSSFKAYLNDWEGRQWALLAGFLCGFGNGFQFMGGQAAGYAAADAVQALPLVSTFWGILLFGEYRKSSKKTYTLLAFMLVMFIAAVATLMASSGHRSTK, encoded by the exons ATGTTCATCATAGAAGACAAAGGGGATGCCATAGCTATCATGTGTGCCTCCCTCCTTTTCTTGGGCACATGGCCAGCCGTGCTCACCCTGCTGGAGCGTCGGGGCCGCCTGCCTCAGCACACATACCTCGACTACTCGATAACAAACCTCTTTGCTGCCGTTTTCATCGCGCTTACCTTCGGCCAGCTTGGTGAGGCCAAGCATAACATGCCCAATTTCTTCACTCAGCTTAGTCAG GACAACTGGCCTTCAGTGTTGTTTGCAATGGCAGGGGGTGTTGTACTCAGTATCGGGAACCTTTCTACACAGTATGCTTTGGCATATGTGGGTCTTTCACTAACTGAGGTTATCAGCTCAAGCATGGTTGTCGTTATTG GCACAACGGTGAATTACTTCCTAGACAAGCGCATTAACAGGGCAGGGATTCTTTTCACTGGAGTGGCATGCTTCCTTGCTGCGGTCATCCTTGGCTCTTCTGTCCATGCTTCCAATGCACTTGATAATGAACAGAAACTAAGTGGATCCACAAACAACTACAAACTTGG GAAAACTGGAGGCACAGAGACAAGGAAACAAGTTAAAGGCAAAG TGCCTATTTCAGATGCTCCTAGGGACTTGGAGGATGGAGCTTCTGCTGACTATGCCACAAAAGCTGAAGCAGGAACTGCAGACTACCTAATTGAGCTCGAAGAGCGGCGTTCAATTAAG GTATTTGGATCAAGTACCTACATAGGGCTTGGGATAGTTTTCTTTTCTGGCATCTgcttctctcttttctccccgGCGTTCAACCTAGCCACCAACGACCAGTGGCACACCTTGAAAGACGGTGTCCCACATCTGGTAGTTTACACCGCCTTCTTCTACTTCTCGATTTCGTGCTTCATCATAGGTATCGGGTTGAACATCTTGTTCCTATACCGACCAATGGCCGGTGTGCCAAAGTCTTCCTTCAAGGCCTATCTGAATGACTGGGAAGGCAGGCAATGGGCTCTTCTTGCCGGTTTCCTTTGCGGTTTCGGCAATGGCTTCCAGTTTATGGGTGGTCAGGCTGCTGGTTATGCCGCTGCTGATGCTGTTCAG GCATTGCCACTCGTGAGCACATTCTGGGGCATCCTGCTATTCGGGGAGTACCGAAAATCATCGAAGAAAACGTACACCCTGCTCGCCTTCATGCTGGTTATGTTCATTGCCGCTGTAGCAACGCTCATGGCTTCATCAGGTCACAGGAGCACAAAGTGA
- the LOC127313046 gene encoding ureide permease 1 isoform X2, translating into MFIIEDKGDAIAIMCASLLFLGTWPAVLTLLERRGRLPQHTYLDYSITNLFAAVFIALTFGQLGEAKHNMPNFFTQLSQDNWPSVLFAMAGGVVLSIGNLSTQYALAYVGLSLTEVISSSMVVVIGTTVNYFLDKRINRAGILFTGVACFLAAVILGSSVHASNALDNEQKLSGSTNNYKLGKTGGTETRKQVKGKDAPRDLEDGASADYATKAEAGTADYLIELEERRSIKVFGSSTYIGLGIVFFSGICFSLFSPAFNLATNDQWHTLKDGVPHLVVYTAFFYFSISCFIIGIGLNILFLYRPMAGVPKSSFKAYLNDWEGRQWALLAGFLCGFGNGFQFMGGQAAGYAAADAVQALPLVSTFWGILLFGEYRKSSKKTYTLLAFMLVMFIAAVATLMASSGHRSTK; encoded by the exons ATGTTCATCATAGAAGACAAAGGGGATGCCATAGCTATCATGTGTGCCTCCCTCCTTTTCTTGGGCACATGGCCAGCCGTGCTCACCCTGCTGGAGCGTCGGGGCCGCCTGCCTCAGCACACATACCTCGACTACTCGATAACAAACCTCTTTGCTGCCGTTTTCATCGCGCTTACCTTCGGCCAGCTTGGTGAGGCCAAGCATAACATGCCCAATTTCTTCACTCAGCTTAGTCAG GACAACTGGCCTTCAGTGTTGTTTGCAATGGCAGGGGGTGTTGTACTCAGTATCGGGAACCTTTCTACACAGTATGCTTTGGCATATGTGGGTCTTTCACTAACTGAGGTTATCAGCTCAAGCATGGTTGTCGTTATTG GCACAACGGTGAATTACTTCCTAGACAAGCGCATTAACAGGGCAGGGATTCTTTTCACTGGAGTGGCATGCTTCCTTGCTGCGGTCATCCTTGGCTCTTCTGTCCATGCTTCCAATGCACTTGATAATGAACAGAAACTAAGTGGATCCACAAACAACTACAAACTTGG GAAAACTGGAGGCACAGAGACAAGGAAACAAGTTAAAGGCAAAG ATGCTCCTAGGGACTTGGAGGATGGAGCTTCTGCTGACTATGCCACAAAAGCTGAAGCAGGAACTGCAGACTACCTAATTGAGCTCGAAGAGCGGCGTTCAATTAAG GTATTTGGATCAAGTACCTACATAGGGCTTGGGATAGTTTTCTTTTCTGGCATCTgcttctctcttttctccccgGCGTTCAACCTAGCCACCAACGACCAGTGGCACACCTTGAAAGACGGTGTCCCACATCTGGTAGTTTACACCGCCTTCTTCTACTTCTCGATTTCGTGCTTCATCATAGGTATCGGGTTGAACATCTTGTTCCTATACCGACCAATGGCCGGTGTGCCAAAGTCTTCCTTCAAGGCCTATCTGAATGACTGGGAAGGCAGGCAATGGGCTCTTCTTGCCGGTTTCCTTTGCGGTTTCGGCAATGGCTTCCAGTTTATGGGTGGTCAGGCTGCTGGTTATGCCGCTGCTGATGCTGTTCAG GCATTGCCACTCGTGAGCACATTCTGGGGCATCCTGCTATTCGGGGAGTACCGAAAATCATCGAAGAAAACGTACACCCTGCTCGCCTTCATGCTGGTTATGTTCATTGCCGCTGTAGCAACGCTCATGGCTTCATCAGGTCACAGGAGCACAAAGTGA